The following proteins are encoded in a genomic region of Nicoliella spurrieriana:
- a CDS encoding ribosomal-processing cysteine protease Prp, with the protein MIQTIIHRQGDLITGFELTGHADSGEYGQDIVCAAASALSITTTNALIAVAGVTPDVQSDSVNGGLLIVRVPVIDNDEQSLQAQTLLAAFELGMKEIAKQYSQYVNLKIN; encoded by the coding sequence ATGATACAGACAATTATCCACCGTCAGGGGGACTTGATTACCGGCTTTGAATTAACGGGTCATGCTGATTCAGGCGAGTATGGTCAAGACATTGTTTGTGCAGCGGCATCAGCATTGTCCATTACAACGACAAATGCGTTAATTGCTGTTGCTGGTGTTACCCCAGACGTTCAAAGCGATTCCGTTAATGGCGGATTGCTAATCGTAAGGGTGCCAGTCATTGATAATGATGAGCAATCATTGCAAGCTCAGACGTTGCTTGCAGCATTTGAGCTAGGCATGAAGGAGATTGCGAAACAGTATTCGCAATACGTTAACTTAAAAATTAATTAA
- the rplU gene encoding 50S ribosomal protein L21 → MYAIIITGGKQYKVAEGESIFVEKLNANEGDKVTFDKVVFVGGDSAKVGAPLVDGASVSGTVEKQGREKKITIFRYKPKKGAQSKKGHRQPYTKVKIDSIKA, encoded by the coding sequence ATGTACGCAATTATTATTACAGGTGGTAAGCAATACAAGGTTGCTGAAGGTGAATCAATCTTCGTTGAAAAGTTAAACGCAAACGAAGGTGACAAGGTTACTTTTGACAAGGTTGTATTTGTTGGTGGTGACTCAGCTAAGGTTGGGGCTCCACTCGTTGATGGTGCTTCAGTTTCAGGAACTGTTGAAAAGCAAGGCCGCGAAAAGAAGATCACTATCTTTAGATACAAGCCAAAGAAGGGTGCCCAATCAAAGAAGGGTCACCGTCAACCTTACACTAAGGTTAAGATTGACTCAATCAAGGCTTAA
- a CDS encoding 2-deoxyuridine 5-triphosphate nucleotidohydrolase: protein MNFQAMLINAVNYYRQYEQHNQLHPLPETRFKNAVVALDVSFAELAAQIGWFMAKADRKAVTKDELLVQYTRVLRGCLLVANLRNWNRNILVDDQQLAKLGRQLTQTDFSKLYLATKNMLNAAYFKHSETDFNHAWKLLLKLGLADLHFSQKEIATEFDHQCGVESIDHQ from the coding sequence TTGAATTTTCAAGCAATGCTAATCAACGCGGTGAATTATTATCGTCAATACGAACAACACAACCAACTGCACCCCTTACCGGAGACCCGGTTTAAAAATGCGGTGGTTGCTTTAGATGTATCATTTGCTGAATTAGCCGCTCAAATTGGCTGGTTCATGGCGAAAGCTGACCGCAAAGCAGTCACTAAGGATGAATTATTAGTCCAGTATACCCGGGTATTACGAGGCTGTTTATTGGTTGCTAATTTACGCAACTGGAACCGCAACATCTTGGTGGATGACCAGCAGTTAGCTAAATTAGGGCGACAATTGACCCAGACTGATTTTAGTAAGCTTTATTTAGCAACTAAAAACATGTTGAATGCAGCCTACTTTAAGCATAGTGAGACTGATTTTAACCATGCATGGAAGTTATTGCTAAAATTAGGGTTAGCTGATCTGCATTTTTCGCAAAAAGAGATTGCGACTGAGTTCGACCACCAGTGCGGGGTTGAGAGCATTGATCACCAGTAA
- a CDS encoding dihydroorotate oxidase: MSKFDLTGQINGVPFDRLFLNASGVHCQSTTELDELLQDEFVGGAVTKSATLEKRAGNPAPRYYELANGSINSMGLPNNGFDYYIQYVLQFHAKPTILSVAGLSADDDIQLLNQIQDSDYQGLTELNLSCPNVIGKPQMAYDFEGTQALLQSVFSFFKKPLGVKLPPYFDLVHFDQITAILNQFPLTHVNSINSIGNGLWVDVASESVVIKPKGGFGGLGGKMVLPTALANVRALRQRLNDSIKVIGTGGVQTGADVFAHILCGAELVSIGTQLQAEGIGVYHRLTNELERIMADKGYTALADFRGKLNTI; this comes from the coding sequence ATGAGTAAGTTTGATTTAACGGGGCAAATCAACGGGGTGCCCTTTGACCGGTTGTTCTTGAACGCCTCGGGAGTGCATTGTCAAAGTACGACCGAATTAGATGAATTATTGCAGGATGAATTTGTGGGGGGCGCTGTGACTAAAAGTGCCACCCTTGAAAAGCGGGCCGGCAATCCCGCCCCGCGTTACTACGAACTAGCAAATGGCTCCATTAATTCAATGGGGCTACCCAATAACGGGTTCGATTACTACATTCAATATGTCTTACAATTCCATGCGAAGCCGACGATTCTATCGGTGGCAGGCTTATCTGCGGATGACGATATTCAATTGCTGAACCAGATTCAAGATTCCGACTATCAGGGATTGACCGAATTGAACCTTTCCTGCCCGAATGTAATTGGGAAGCCCCAAATGGCATATGATTTTGAGGGCACCCAAGCCCTGCTTCAATCAGTGTTCAGCTTCTTTAAGAAGCCCCTGGGGGTTAAGTTGCCACCATATTTTGACCTAGTTCATTTTGATCAAATTACGGCCATTTTGAACCAGTTTCCGTTGACCCATGTTAATTCGATTAACTCAATTGGCAATGGCCTGTGGGTCGATGTTGCTAGTGAATCGGTCGTAATTAAGCCCAAGGGTGGCTTTGGGGGCCTGGGTGGCAAGATGGTCTTACCAACCGCCCTTGCGAACGTCCGGGCGTTAAGACAACGGTTGAACGATTCGATCAAAGTGATTGGGACCGGTGGGGTCCAGACCGGTGCCGATGTTTTTGCGCACATTCTTTGTGGTGCGGAGTTAGTTTCAATTGGGACCCAACTCCAAGCTGAAGGAATCGGGGTCTACCACCGATTGACCAATGAGTTAGAACGGATCATGGCTGATAAGGGCTACACCGCATTAGCTGATTTCCGTGGAAAACTTAATACAATTTAA